In a single window of the Pongo abelii isolate AG06213 chromosome 1, NHGRI_mPonAbe1-v2.0_pri, whole genome shotgun sequence genome:
- the TNFRSF4 gene encoding tumor necrosis factor receptor superfamily member 4 isoform X2 has translation MCVGARRLGRGPCAALLLLGLGLSTATGLHCVGDTYPSNDRCCHECRPGNGMMSRCSRSQNTVCRPCGPGFYNDVVSSKPCKPCTWCNLRSGSERKQPCTATQDTVCRCRAGTQPLDSYKPGVDCAPCPPGHFSPGDNQACKPWTNCTLAGKRTLQPASNSSDAICEDRDPPAMQPQETHGPPARPTTVQPTEAWPRTSQGPSTRPVEVPGGRAVAAILGLGLVLGLLGPLAILLALYLLRRDQKLPPDAHKPPGGGSFRTPIQEEQADAHSTLAKI, from the exons ATGTGCGTGGGGGCTCGGCGGCTGGGCCGGGGGCCGTGTGCGGCTCTGCTCCTCCTGGGCCTGGGGCTGAGCACCGCGACGGGGCTCCACTGTGTCGGGGACACCTACCCCAGCAACGACCGGTGCTGCCACGAGTGCAGGCCAG GCAACGGGATGATGAGCCGCTGCAGCCGCTCCCAGAACACAGTGTGCCGTCCGTGCGGGCCGGGCTTCTACAACGACGTGGTCAGCTCCAAGCCGTGCAAGCCCTGCACGTGGTGTAACCTCA GAAGTGGGAGTGAGCGGAAGCAGCCGTGCACGGCCACACAGGACACGGTCTGCCGCTGCCGGGCGGGCACCCAGCCCCTGGACAGCTACAAGCCTGGAGTTG ACTGTGCCCCCTGCCCTCCAGGGCACTTCTCCCCGGGCGACAACCAGGCCTGCAAGCCCTGGACCAA CTGCACCTTGGCCGGGAAGCGCACCCTGCAGCCGGCCAGCAATAGCTCGGACGCCATCTGTGAGGACAGGGACCCCCCGGCCATGCAGCCCCAGGAGACCCACGGCCCCCCGGCCAGGCCCACCACTGTCCAGCCCACTGAAGCCTGGCCCAGAACCTCACAGGGACCCTCCACCCGGCCTGTGGAGGTCCCCGGGG GCCGTGCGGTTGCCGCcatcctgggcctgggcctggtgcTGGGGCTGCTGGGCCCCCTGGCCATCCTGCTGGCCCTGTACCTGCTCCGGAGGGACCAGAAGCTGCCCCCCGATGCCCACAAGCCCCCTG GGGGAGGCAGTTTCCGGACCCCCATCCAAGAGGAGCAGGCCGACGCCCACTCCACCCTGGCCAAGATCTGA
- the TNFRSF4 gene encoding tumor necrosis factor receptor superfamily member 4 isoform X1 has protein sequence MCVGARRLGRGPCAALLLLGLGLSTATGLHCVGDTYPSNDRCCHECRPGNGMMSRCSRSQNTVCRPCGPGFYNDVVSSKPCKPCTWCNLRSGSERKQPCTATQDTVCRCRAGTQPLDSYKPGVDCAPCPPGHFSPGDNQACKPWTNCTLAGKRTLQPASNSSDAICEDRDPPAMQPQETHGPPARPTTVQPTEAWPRTSQGPSTRPVEVPGGRAVAAILGLGLVLGLLGPLAILLALYLLRRDQKLPPDAHKPPGECLVAPPHCSWRVRPTHQSLLLFSSPGGGSFRTPIQEEQADAHSTLAKI, from the exons ATGTGCGTGGGGGCTCGGCGGCTGGGCCGGGGGCCGTGTGCGGCTCTGCTCCTCCTGGGCCTGGGGCTGAGCACCGCGACGGGGCTCCACTGTGTCGGGGACACCTACCCCAGCAACGACCGGTGCTGCCACGAGTGCAGGCCAG GCAACGGGATGATGAGCCGCTGCAGCCGCTCCCAGAACACAGTGTGCCGTCCGTGCGGGCCGGGCTTCTACAACGACGTGGTCAGCTCCAAGCCGTGCAAGCCCTGCACGTGGTGTAACCTCA GAAGTGGGAGTGAGCGGAAGCAGCCGTGCACGGCCACACAGGACACGGTCTGCCGCTGCCGGGCGGGCACCCAGCCCCTGGACAGCTACAAGCCTGGAGTTG ACTGTGCCCCCTGCCCTCCAGGGCACTTCTCCCCGGGCGACAACCAGGCCTGCAAGCCCTGGACCAA CTGCACCTTGGCCGGGAAGCGCACCCTGCAGCCGGCCAGCAATAGCTCGGACGCCATCTGTGAGGACAGGGACCCCCCGGCCATGCAGCCCCAGGAGACCCACGGCCCCCCGGCCAGGCCCACCACTGTCCAGCCCACTGAAGCCTGGCCCAGAACCTCACAGGGACCCTCCACCCGGCCTGTGGAGGTCCCCGGGG GCCGTGCGGTTGCCGCcatcctgggcctgggcctggtgcTGGGGCTGCTGGGCCCCCTGGCCATCCTGCTGGCCCTGTACCTGCTCCGGAGGGACCAGAAGCTGCCCCCCGATGCCCACAAGCCCCCTGGTGAGTGCCTCGTGGCCCCGCCGCACTGCTCCTGGCGGGTGAGGCCCACCCACCaatctctccttcttttttcctccccaGGGGGAGGCAGTTTCCGGACCCCCATCCAAGAGGAGCAGGCCGACGCCCACTCCACCCTGGCCAAGATCTGA